GCACGGTTCTACGTCTCGCTCGGTATTCCTCGGGAGAACATCACGATGTGTGATATCAACGGGATTCTCTCGGAGGCTCGCGCCGAAGCCGGTGATCTCAACGAGTTCACGGAACCGTTCGCCCGCGGGAAGGACGGCGGCGAACTCGAAGACGCGATGGAAGGCGCAGACGTGTTCGTCGGCCTCTCTGTCGGCGGCATCGTCAGTCAGGAGATGGTTCGGTCGATGGCCGACAGCCCCATCATCTTCGCGATGGCGAACCCCGATCCCGAAATTACCTACGAGGACGCCAAGAACGCCCGCGAGGATACTGTCATCATGGCGACGGGGCGCTCTGACTACCCGAACCAGGTAAACAACGTCCTCGGCTTCCCGTTCATCTTCCGCGGTGCGCTCGACGTGCGCGCGACCGAGATCAACGAAGAGATGAAAGTCGCCGCCGCCGACGCGCTCGCCGAACTCGCCCGCAAGGACGTTCCCGACGCCGTCGTCAAGGCCTACGGCGACGAACCGCTCCAGTTCGGTCCCGATTATCTCATCCCGAAACCGCTGGATCAACGCGTCCTCTACGAAGTGACACCCGCCGTCGCGCAGGCGGCGATGAAGAGCGGCGCAGCCAGAAGTAAACTCGACCTCAACGAGTATCGGGAAGAACTCGAAGCGCGCCTCGGCAAGTCCCGCGAGATGATGCGCGTTGTCATGAACAAGGCGAAGTCGAGTTCGAAGCGCGTCGCGCTCGCCGAGGGGGAAAACGAGAAGATAATTCGCGCGGCGAACCAACTCGTCGAAGAGGACATCGCCGAACCCGTCCTCGTTGGCCGGCCTGACCGCATCCTGCAGAAGACCGAAGAGCTTGGGTTGGACTTCGATCCGAGTATTGTGAATCCGCGCGAGGGGGAGTGGACCCACTACGTCGACTGCCTGTACGACCGCCGACAGCGCAAAGGGCTCACACGGACGGAGGCGAGCGAACTCATCCGGCAGGACTCGAACTACTTCGCCAGCGTGATGGTGGAGATGGACGACGCCGACGCGATGCTCACTGGACTGACGAACCACTACCCGTCGGCGCTCCGCCCGCTGCTGCAGGTCATCGGCACGGCCGAGGACACGAACTACGCGGCCGGCGTCTACATGCTGACGTTCAAGGACCGCGTTGTCTTCTGCGCGGACGCGACAGTCAATCTCGACCCCGACGAGGAGGTACTCGCCGAAGTGACGAAACACACCGCCGAACTGGCCCGGAGCTTCAACGTTGACCCGCGTGCGGCGGTCCTGTCGTACTCGGACTTCGGCAGCGTCGACAACAATGGCGTTCGCAAGCCACGAGACGCAGTGAAACTCCTGCACGACGACCCCGACGTCGACTTCCCGGTCGATGGGGAGATGCAAGCCGACACCGCTCTCGTCGAGGAGATGCTGACCGATACCTACGAGTTCGCAGACCTCGACGCCCCGGCGAACGTGCTCGTTTTCCCGAACCTCGAAGCGGGGAATATCGGCTACAAACTGCTCCAGCGGCTCGGCGGTGCCGAAGCCATCGGGCCGATGCTCGTTGGCATGGACAAGCCCGTCTACGTCCTCCAACGTGGTGACGAGGTTAAGGACATCGTCAATCTTGCGAGCGTCGCTGTCGTCGACGCACAAGAGTGACACGCCTGTAAGGGACAATTTTCGGCGTTTACTCCTGTCGAACAAACACTACTGGGCAGGGTGCAGAGAGGAGGACCTCCTGGGCCGTCGAACCGAGCATTGCCTTTCCGGCGGGTGACCGTTGTTGGCCGCCGATAATGACGAGGTCGGCGTCCGCAGCAAGGTCGAGGATGCTGCTCGTATGTGATCCAACGGCGGTGCGGAACTCATAGTCGAGTTCCTGGGAGTCCAGGTGATTGATAATCGCCCTGAAGGTTCCATACTGACTCGTTATCTCCTCGGGTCGTACGTCAGATAAGTCAGTGACGCCAAGGCTTTTTCTCGTAACATCGTATTCGTCTTCTGTAAACACTTGAGCGATTACAGTTCGAGCGTCGGTTGGTCCTGCAATATCAGCTGTTGTCCGTGCAAGTTGCTGTCCATACCCTTCGTTTCCAGGTCTCACACCAAGCGAGGCTGTACTGAGCCTTATGTGTCATTGATACAGACACCAGATATTAAATTTGTATCACATAAAAATCGAACAGAAATCGACATCAGGCGTCGCTTACCCTTTACTCAAAGATTGAATCGCGGACTTCTGCGGGGACACACCCAGCAGTACTATTTCACACGCTCTCCGCTGGAACTGCTAATCGAGTGTCACTCAGAGCCCAAGCAATGAGCGAAGTTGAGAGAGAAGTCCGCCCTGTATGTCGAAGATTCGGTCCATCTCCTCGTCAGTGAGTTCGAAATCAAAGACCTCGAAGTTCTCTTCGATATGTATCTGGCTCGAAGCCTTTGGAATCGCTGCGACCATCTCTTGATGGATTAACCAGCGGAGTGCTACTTGGGCTGCGGTCTTTCCGTACTGCTCTCCGATTCCCTCAAGGACCTTGTTTTCGATGGCTCTTCCTTGGCCCAGTGGACTGTACGCAGTCAGAAGGACACCGTTCTCGATGCAGAATTTGAGTATCTCGGACTGATTTTTGAAAGGGTGGTACTCCACCTGATTTGTCAAGATCGGGGTATTGGACGCGGCAATCGCCTGTCGCATCTGCTCGACAGAAAAATTACTGACGCCGATATGTTCGACGATTCCACGTTCTTGGAGCTCGTTCATCGCACTGATTGACTCTTCAATTGGCACAGTTCGACTCGGCGAGTGAATCAGCAGTAAGTCGATCTCGGTTCCCAACCGCTGCACACTCTCCGTGACTGTACTTAGCACATCGTCATGGGCTAAATTTTGTCTGCGGATTTTCGTAACAAGAAACACGTCCTCTCTCGGGACCCCGGAGTTGGTTATCGCCTGTCCGACAGCGCCCTCATTGTTGTACATCTGTGCCGTATCGATGTGTCGATATCCGGAATCCAGTGCATGTTGGACGGCGGTTCGACAGGTTTCTCCTTTCATCGGCCACGTCCCGAAGCCAAGCACTGGCACGTCCACACCTTTGGCAGTGATGTATTCCATATTCTATACTAAGGCTGGATTCGAGAAGATACTATGCCATCCACCACCTATCTCACAGATGAGGCAAACTTGACTAGCTGGCTGTAGTCTCCTATTCAGTAGTATTCTCATCGGTCACCGAGACATTTTACCGGATCCCGATAATCGAGCCCACCAGTTGGCTGGGATGGTAATTTCGAGCGGTTACGCAGAGGGACGGATTAGCCCATTCCAGCGTCCTCGAATGCCTGTTCGAGCGATCGGCCCTCGTCGATAAACCGAGTTACTTCTTGTTCCGTCTGAACAACTGTCTCGGCGGCCGAAGCGACGTCCTCGGCGGCATCACGGTCGATTGCAACCACTCCGGATTCGTCACCAACGAGCACGTCTCCCGAGTCAATCGATGCTCCGCCAACAGTGACTCGAACGTTCCGCTCGACTTCCTCGCGTCCGCTCGGTCCGCGGGGAGTGACTGCCCGTGCGAAGACGGGGAACCCGATGTCTCGGATCCCGGCGACATCTCGGACGGCTCCGTTCGTGACCATCCCTCTCACGCCAGTGGCTGTCGCGTACGTCGAGAGCAATTCACCCCAGACAGCCTCCTCGACGCCGTCGTTAGTATCAACCACAACGACCTCGTTTTCGAAAGCAGTATCGAGGGTCTGGACGGGGGCCCAGAGCATTGAGGGGTCGAGCACGACCGTCCGGGCTAGCCCGGCGAAGGTGCAGTCGTGATGCACCGGTCTAATTGCGGAATCCAGTGTTTCCACGCTCTCGTGTTTTGTGTCCGCTATTGCGGACGTAGAGCACTGTTCCAACCGATTAAGTACCGTACCACTGACTGAATTGCTATCTGTTGGCACACCCGTTCAGACAAGCACATCGTATAAAAACGCTAGCGCAGGATCCGTCCGGTCACGAATGGAGGCTGTAACCGCTTCGGCTGCAGATATCGGCCATTTGGTCGGAAGGATCGTGCTGGACATATATTCTATACTGAGCGCGGATTTCACGCCTAACTTCGAATAAAGGAATCGTGTTACCAACTACTGCCAGAGACTTCTAATCGCTCTATAATCACATCTCTGACTATTTCAAGACCGATAGATGCAGCCTCTAACTTTACTTGTCTGTCGCTACTGATAA
The sequence above is drawn from the Haloprofundus salinisoli genome and encodes:
- a CDS encoding NADP-dependent malic enzyme, yielding MTLEDDAREYHRRSPPGKVEISTTKSTNTQRDLSLAYSPGVAAPCRDIAENPEQAYDYTVKGNLVGVVSNGSAVLGLGNIGAQASKPVMEGKGVLFKRFADIDVFDVELDLDDPDAFTQALAAMEPTFGGINLEDIKAPECFAIESELSEQMDIPVFHDDQHGTAIISGAALQNAVDIVGKELSDLHVTFAGAGAAATATARFYVSLGIPRENITMCDINGILSEARAEAGDLNEFTEPFARGKDGGELEDAMEGADVFVGLSVGGIVSQEMVRSMADSPIIFAMANPDPEITYEDAKNAREDTVIMATGRSDYPNQVNNVLGFPFIFRGALDVRATEINEEMKVAAADALAELARKDVPDAVVKAYGDEPLQFGPDYLIPKPLDQRVLYEVTPAVAQAAMKSGAARSKLDLNEYREELEARLGKSREMMRVVMNKAKSSSKRVALAEGENEKIIRAANQLVEEDIAEPVLVGRPDRILQKTEELGLDFDPSIVNPREGEWTHYVDCLYDRRQRKGLTRTEASELIRQDSNYFASVMVEMDDADAMLTGLTNHYPSALRPLLQVIGTAEDTNYAAGVYMLTFKDRVVFCADATVNLDPDEEVLAEVTKHTAELARSFNVDPRAAVLSYSDFGSVDNNGVRKPRDAVKLLHDDPDVDFPVDGEMQADTALVEEMLTDTYEFADLDAPANVLVFPNLEAGNIGYKLLQRLGGAEAIGPMLVGMDKPVYVLQRGDEVKDIVNLASVAVVDAQE
- a CDS encoding universal stress protein, which gives rise to MRPGNEGYGQQLARTTADIAGPTDARTVIAQVFTEDEYDVTRKSLGVTDLSDVRPEEITSQYGTFRAIINHLDSQELDYEFRTAVGSHTSSILDLAADADLVIIGGQQRSPAGKAMLGSTAQEVLLSAPCPVVFVRQE
- a CDS encoding aldo/keto reductase — protein: MEYITAKGVDVPVLGFGTWPMKGETCRTAVQHALDSGYRHIDTAQMYNNEGAVGQAITNSGVPREDVFLVTKIRRQNLAHDDVLSTVTESVQRLGTEIDLLLIHSPSRTVPIEESISAMNELQERGIVEHIGVSNFSVEQMRQAIAASNTPILTNQVEYHPFKNQSEILKFCIENGVLLTAYSPLGQGRAIENKVLEGIGEQYGKTAAQVALRWLIHQEMVAAIPKASSQIHIEENFEVFDFELTDEEMDRIFDIQGGLLSQLRSLLGL
- a CDS encoding RraA family protein; this encodes MPTDSNSVSGTVLNRLEQCSTSAIADTKHESVETLDSAIRPVHHDCTFAGLARTVVLDPSMLWAPVQTLDTAFENEVVVVDTNDGVEEAVWGELLSTYATATGVRGMVTNGAVRDVAGIRDIGFPVFARAVTPRGPSGREEVERNVRVTVGGASIDSGDVLVGDESGVVAIDRDAAEDVASAAETVVQTEQEVTRFIDEGRSLEQAFEDAGMG